A single genomic interval of Armigeres subalbatus isolate Guangzhou_Male chromosome 1, GZ_Asu_2, whole genome shotgun sequence harbors:
- the LOC134206823 gene encoding uncharacterized protein LOC134206823 translates to MIDFGGSFASYDILDQEKWNRIVGDKKPNSAPGVDRITYGMLKQLQPGVVQQLLKDFNGQWRRSFPGDSLKTIKVVAIPKAGKDQSKLEENNFHTNKEKLVRVVSEGLPQGDVLSPTLFNVYTAPLHEIQIDDVELVQYADDFGIIVTAKTVERLRIIGQDYLDHFVESAAKLNLSINPAKTKSILFQASNKTLDYKIDGTNIETVRSHDYLGMALDRSLNFGRHTKELKGKVNERLNMIKVISGVKTGGHPETMLNVHKALVRGTLEYGSTVYSNAAKTNLNKLAVINNQSLRKATGCTKSTPLNTLLAISGLESMPIRQEYITGKEIARNIAQRTAVGEQLIGTTIDNRSDTKKISYMETVFLNHFEVFDAIMTIRKNCVKYPDIIIRPTLDGLVKSKGNTNPKHLKQLVLFAFNGTYKGRRRVFTDASKTGHLCGVGVFIEGSNKRVSVRLANEISITGAELATIKIAMEIISKEQLTGSVIYTDSRSACELLEAARDQQEREELLDEVLTMAAEWGVSMQWIPSHIGVNGNDIADQLAKEVFNPQQEGELVRHILNM, encoded by the exons ATCATTTGCAAGTTACGATATTCTTGATCAAGAAAAATGGAATAGGATAGTAGGGGATAAAAAACCGAACTCGGCACCTGGCGTGGATAGAATTACCTACGGAATGCTGAAGCAGCTGCAACCCGGTGTTGTGCAGCAACTATTGAAGGATTTTAACGGACAATGGCGTAGGAGTTTCCCTGGAGATTCGCTGAAAACGATAAAGGTGGTCGCAATACCTAAAGCCGGGAAGGATCAAAGTAAACTGGAAG aaaataattttcatacaaataagGAAAAACTTGTAAGAGTCGTCAGTGAAGGTCTTCCACAAGGGGATGTTCTATCCCCCACTCTCTTCAACGTATATACTGCTCCTTTGCATGAAATCCAGATCGATGACGTAGAGCTGGTGCAATATGCCGACGACTTCGGCATCATAGTCACAGCGAAAACAGTAGAAAGGCTGCGAATAATCGGACAAGACTACCTGGACCATTTCGTAGAATCAGCAGCGAAGCTCAACTTGTCAATAAACCCAGCAAAAACTAAATCCATTCTATTTCAAGCCAGTAATAAAACACTGGACTATAAGATAGATGGAACAAACATAGAAACTGTTAGGTCACATGACTATCTGGGCATGGCACTAGATAGATCTTTAAACTTTGGGAGACACACTAAGGAATTAAAAGGAAAGGTCAATGAGAGGCTCAACATGATCAAAGTCATCAGCGGAGTAAAGACTGGAGGGCACCCGGAGACAATGCTGAACGTACACAAAGCGCTTGTTCGAGGAACGCTGGAATACGGCTCTACGGTGTACAGCAATGCTGCAAAAACAAACCTAAATAAGCTAGCTGTTATCAACAATCAGAGTCTACGAAAAGCCACAGGATGTACCAAAAGTACTCCCTTAAATACTCTGTTAGCAATATCTGGCTTAGAATCCATGCCAATAAGACAGGAATATATAACAGGAAAAGAGATCGCACGTAACATCGCACAAAGAACGGCGGTGGGAGAACAGCTAATCGGAACAACCATAGATAACAGATCGGACACGAAAAAGATAAGTTACATGGAAACAGTTTTTCTTAACCACTTTGAAGTATTCGATGCTATAATGACAATCAGGAAGAACTGCGTGAAGTACCCGGATATAATAATCCGACCGACATTGGATGGACTGGTCAAATCCAAAGGAAACACGAACCCAAAACACCTAAAACAACTAGTTCTGTTTGCATTTAACGGCACCTACAAAGGACGCAGAAGAGTCTTCACGGACGCCTCGAAGACAGGGCATTTATGTGGAGTTGGAGTTTTTATTGAAGGATCAAATAAAAGAGTCTCCGTTCGACTTGCTAATGAAATTAGCATCACAGGAGCAGAGCTTGCGACAATTAAAATAGCTATGGAAATTATTTCTAAAGAACAATTGACGGGTTCTGTAATATACACGGACTCGCGATCGGCTTGCGAACTTCTGGAAGCAGCGAGAGACCAACAGGAACGAGAAGAATTATTAGATGAAGTGTTAACAATGGCAGCAGAGTGGGGAGTTTCGATGCAGTGGATACCGAGCCACATAGGAGTGAATGGTAACGATATCGCAGATCAACTGGCAAAGGAAG TGTTTAATCCACAACAGGAGGGTGAGCTGGTTCGGCACATACTCAACATGTAA